One part of the Gammaproteobacteria bacterium genome encodes these proteins:
- the gshB gene encoding glutathione synthase, which translates to MSIKLAVVMDPLPGIHIEKDTTFALMLAAQARGYALSYLELNDLLLRDGEALGRARGVEVRDDAQDWYALGASAMRPLAEFDGILMRKDPPFNMEYIYATYLLEQAERRGALVVNRPQSLRDANEKLFTAWFPQCCPPTLVSREDDVLRAFVEEHHEVVLKPLDGMGGVSIFRVHLGDANLSVILEAMTDHGRKFVMAQRYLHDIAQGDKRILMIDGEPVEYALARIPAAGETRGNLAAGGRGEGRPLSERDRWIAAQVGPVLRERGLLFVGLDVIGDYLTEINVTSPTCVRELEAIYGIDIKGRVLDAIERRLGARR; encoded by the coding sequence ATGTCCATCAAACTGGCGGTCGTCATGGATCCCCTGCCGGGGATCCACATCGAGAAGGACACCACCTTCGCGCTGATGCTGGCGGCGCAGGCACGCGGCTATGCGCTGTCCTATCTGGAGTTGAACGATTTGCTGCTGCGCGACGGCGAGGCGCTCGGCCGGGCGCGAGGCGTGGAAGTGCGCGATGATGCACAGGACTGGTACGCGCTGGGGGCTTCGGCCATGCGACCGCTCGCCGAGTTCGATGGCATCCTCATGCGCAAGGATCCGCCATTCAACATGGAATACATCTACGCCACCTATCTGCTGGAGCAGGCGGAGCGGCGTGGCGCGCTGGTGGTCAACCGCCCGCAATCATTGCGCGACGCGAACGAAAAACTGTTCACCGCCTGGTTTCCGCAATGCTGCCCGCCGACACTGGTCAGCCGCGAGGACGACGTATTGCGCGCCTTCGTGGAGGAGCATCACGAAGTGGTGCTGAAGCCCCTCGACGGCATGGGCGGTGTCTCCATCTTCCGCGTGCACCTGGGTGACGCCAATCTGAGCGTGATCCTCGAGGCCATGACCGATCACGGCCGCAAATTTGTCATGGCGCAACGCTATCTGCATGACATCGCCCAAGGCGACAAACGCATCCTGATGATCGATGGCGAGCCGGTGGAGTACGCGCTGGCGCGCATCCCGGCCGCCGGTGAAACCCGCGGCAACCTGGCCGCCGGCGGTCGCGGCGAGGGCCGGCCCTTGAGTGAGCGCGATCGCTGGATCGCCGCGCAGGTGGGGCCGGTGTTGCGCGAGCGCGGCCTGCTGTTCGTGGGGCTGGACGTGATCGGAGACTATCTGACCGAGATCAACGTCACCAGCCCGACCTGCGTACGCGAACTTGAAGCGATTTACGGAATCGACATCAAGGGGCGGGTGTTGGACGCGATCGAACGGCGCTTGGGCGCACGCCGGTAA
- the hemC gene encoding hydroxymethylbilane synthase, translated as MSPLTSLAIATRKSPLALWQATHVRDALLAHHPWLDVQIIGMRTRGDKILNSPLAAVGGKGLFTKELEDSLLGRRADIAVHSMKDVTVEIPAGLAVPVMLKREDVRDVLLSIHHADLDALPHGARVGTASLRRQCQLKAWRDDVKVLSLRGNIGTRVKKLEAGEYDAIVLAAAGVKRLGLEGHVRQHLPVETMLPAIGQGAIGIQCRSNDARVLELITPLNDTDTLTCVLAERALNRGLGGGCQVPIAGHASLHGPQLILRALVGRPDGTEIIRGEISGPVDELELLGRSLAEDLLSRGAGAILEEFGPYC; from the coding sequence GTGTCTCCCTTGACATCGCTCGCCATCGCCACCCGCAAGAGCCCGCTGGCCCTCTGGCAGGCGACACATGTGCGCGATGCGCTACTGGCGCACCATCCCTGGCTGGATGTGCAGATCATCGGCATGCGGACGCGCGGCGATAAAATTCTCAACAGCCCGCTGGCTGCAGTCGGCGGCAAGGGTCTGTTCACCAAAGAGCTGGAGGACAGTCTGCTTGGTCGCCGTGCCGACATCGCCGTGCATTCAATGAAAGACGTGACCGTGGAGATACCCGCCGGCCTCGCGGTGCCGGTGATGCTTAAACGGGAGGACGTGCGCGATGTACTCCTGTCAATTCATCACGCCGATCTCGACGCCTTGCCACACGGTGCGCGCGTGGGCACCGCCAGCCTGCGCCGGCAGTGTCAACTCAAGGCCTGGCGCGATGACGTGAAAGTACTGTCCTTGCGCGGCAACATCGGCACGCGCGTCAAGAAACTGGAGGCTGGTGAATACGACGCCATCGTACTTGCCGCTGCCGGCGTCAAACGGCTGGGGCTGGAGGGGCATGTGCGCCAGCATTTGCCTGTCGAAACCATGCTGCCGGCGATTGGCCAGGGCGCCATCGGCATTCAGTGTCGCAGCAATGATGCGCGTGTATTGGAATTGATCACGCCCCTGAATGATACCGACACTTTGACCTGTGTGCTGGCCGAACGGGCGCTCAATCGGGGGTTGGGCGGCGGTTGTCAGGTGCCCATTGCCGGCCATGCGTCATTACACGGCCCACAATTGATTTTACGCGCCCTGGTGGGCCGTCCTGATGGCACTGAAATCATCCGGGGTGAGATCAGCGGCCCGGTAGATGAGTTGGAACTGCTGGGCCGGAGTCTGGCCGAGGATCTGCTGTCGAGAGGTGCGGGGGCGATTCTCGAAGAATTCGGCCCGTATTGTTAA